A genomic window from Anthonomus grandis grandis chromosome 4, icAntGran1.3, whole genome shotgun sequence includes:
- the LOC126735192 gene encoding putative protein TPRXL, producing MSEVEAANTNNTGSEENSQNEKTPKGRKSKSPRVSTLDRVREESEAITKGLDSPSGRRITRSSAKGATATPPPPAKKERKSAAAATPGKARGRPGRKSSAAAAAKAEAEDNSSEGNQDENKESSVADSDEKNEKESENEDKNDSEAKSEAEPMETNSHSEKEESANNNADATSSKENEATENGAKEDEDITDGGEGEGDKEADPPAEVNSPSSTNQEEPEKSTETTSSTSEAAAVPEKESSSGKDKTPSSTENEDPEKLE from the exons aatgaGAAGACACCTAAAGGTAGAAAATCCAAATCACCCAGAGTGTCTACCCTTGACCGTGTCCGCGAAGAAAGTGAGGCTATTACAAAG GGACTAGACTCTCCTAGTGGCAGAAGAATAACGCGATCTTCAGCCAAAGGGGCTACAGCAACACCTCCACCACCAGCGAAAAAGGAGCGCAAAAGCGCGGCAGCGGCGACTCCTGGCAAAGCCAGAGGACGACCTGGAAGGAAATCCTCGGCCGCCGCCGCAGCAAAGGCAGAAGCAGAAGATAATTCTTCAGAAGGCAATCAGgatgaaaataaa GAGTCGTCTGTAGCAGACAGTGATGAAAAGAATGAAAAAGAATCAGAAAATGAGGATAAAAATGACTCTGAGGCCAAATCTGAGGCTGAACCAATGGAAACCAACTCCCACAGTGAGAAGGAGGAATCAGCCAATAATAATGCAGATGCTACATCCTCAAAA gaaaacgAAGCAACCGAAAACGGGGCAAAAGAAGACGAAGACATCACAGACGGTGGTGAAGGCGAAGGCGACAAAGAGGCGGATCCGCCTGCCGAAGTGAACAGTCCCTCCAGTACTAACCAAGAAGAACCCGAAAAATCCACAGAGACGACCTCATCGACGTCCGAAGCAGCAGCAGTACCTGAAAAAGAGTCGTCGTCAGGTAAAGATAAAACGCCATCGTCGACGGAGAATGAAGATCCGGAAAAACTGGAATAA